From Psychroflexus torquis ATCC 700755, the proteins below share one genomic window:
- a CDS encoding C40 family peptidase, producing the protein MLYGICPLSVVPVRAEANDTSEMVTQLLYGDHFEITEIRPKWIKIRIAFDSYDGWIDEKQAFKIDELTFQNLQKTSTYSTDLIGLMTTSSSQLMPVCIGSAVHASELLSHHFDGSTNANYNKTQLVDTAMLYLNSPYLWGGKSPFGIDCSGFTQMVYKISLIHLHRDAYQQAKQGQALSFIEESEPGDLAFFDNEEGDIIHVGIIMKNNYIIHAHGKVRIDRIDHSGIFNEDINRYSHNLRVIKKIV; encoded by the coding sequence ATGCTATACGGAATTTGTCCTCTAAGTGTTGTGCCTGTAAGAGCAGAAGCTAACGATACTTCAGAAATGGTTACCCAGTTGCTTTATGGGGATCATTTCGAGATTACTGAAATAAGACCAAAATGGATTAAAATTCGTATAGCTTTTGATAGTTATGATGGCTGGATAGATGAGAAACAAGCTTTCAAAATCGATGAATTGACATTTCAAAACCTTCAAAAGACATCGACTTATTCTACAGATTTAATTGGTTTAATGACCACCTCTTCCAGTCAATTGATGCCTGTTTGCATTGGTTCTGCGGTTCACGCTTCAGAACTCCTTAGTCATCACTTCGATGGCTCTACCAATGCGAACTATAACAAAACACAACTTGTAGATACAGCTATGCTTTATCTCAACTCTCCTTATTTATGGGGAGGTAAATCTCCATTTGGAATTGATTGTAGTGGATTTACTCAAATGGTTTATAAAATAAGCCTCATACATCTTCATAGAGATGCTTATCAACAAGCTAAACAAGGTCAAGCTCTTTCTTTTATCGAAGAAAGCGAACCTGGCGATCTAGCCTTTTTTGATAATGAAGAAGGAGACATTATACACGTTGGGATTATAATGAAAAATAATTATATTATTCATGCCCATGGCAAAGTGAGGATCGATAGGATTGATCATTCAGGTATTTTTAATGAAGATATCAATCGCTATTCACACAA
- a CDS encoding acetyl-CoA C-acyltransferase has translation MSKEIVIVSAVRTPIGSFLGSLANIPATKLGEIAIKGALSKINLKPELVDEVLMGNVVQANNGQAPARQAAMGAGIPNTVPCTTVNKVCASGMKAVMQAAQAIALGDAEIVVAGGMENMSMIPHYLHLRKGQKFGPAQMVDGLQRDGLVDAYDNNAMGTCADLCATEHQISREEQDEFAKESYRRSAEAWKAGKFDDEVIPVEIPQRRGEPVIMKEDEEFKNINLDKISSLRPAFSKDGTATAANSSGINDGAGAVILMTKEKAEELGLEILATIKGYADAAQEPERFTTAPAKALPLALKKAKVSKEDIDFFEFNEAFSVVGIANTKLLSLDSSKVNVNGGAVSLGHPLGCSGVRILITLIHIMKQNNAKLGAAAICNGGGGASAMILER, from the coding sequence ATGTCCAAAGAAATCGTTATAGTAAGTGCAGTAAGAACTCCTATTGGAAGCTTTTTAGGAAGCTTAGCCAATATTCCTGCTACTAAATTGGGAGAAATTGCCATAAAAGGAGCTCTTTCCAAAATCAACTTAAAACCAGAATTGGTAGATGAAGTCCTCATGGGTAATGTTGTACAAGCCAATAATGGCCAAGCACCAGCAAGACAAGCAGCCATGGGTGCTGGTATTCCAAATACTGTCCCTTGTACCACCGTCAATAAAGTTTGTGCTAGTGGTATGAAAGCTGTAATGCAAGCCGCTCAAGCTATTGCGTTAGGTGATGCTGAAATCGTTGTTGCCGGTGGAATGGAAAATATGAGTATGATTCCTCATTACTTGCATTTGAGAAAAGGTCAAAAATTTGGACCAGCTCAAATGGTTGACGGCCTACAAAGGGATGGTCTAGTGGATGCTTATGACAATAATGCCATGGGAACTTGCGCGGACTTATGCGCCACAGAACACCAAATTTCTAGAGAAGAACAAGATGAATTCGCTAAAGAATCTTACAGAAGAAGCGCTGAAGCGTGGAAAGCTGGAAAGTTTGATGATGAAGTTATTCCTGTAGAAATTCCACAGAGACGCGGCGAACCTGTCATTATGAAAGAAGATGAAGAATTTAAAAATATCAATCTTGATAAAATTTCTAGCTTAAGGCCTGCGTTTAGCAAAGATGGCACTGCAACAGCTGCAAATTCCTCTGGTATAAATGACGGTGCTGGTGCCGTGATTTTGATGACTAAGGAAAAAGCTGAGGAATTGGGGCTTGAAATTTTAGCAACTATAAAAGGCTATGCTGATGCTGCTCAAGAGCCTGAGCGTTTCACTACTGCTCCTGCAAAAGCATTGCCTCTAGCACTTAAAAAAGCAAAAGTATCCAAAGAAGATATCGACTTTTTTGAATTTAACGAAGCCTTTTCTGTTGTTGGTATTGCCAATACTAAATTGCTAAGCTTAGACAGTAGTAAGGTTAACGTAAATGGTGGTGCGGTTTCTTTAGGACATCCATTAGGCTGCTCTGGGGTAAGAATACTGATTACGCTTATACATATTATGAAACAAAATAATGCTAAGCTTGGAGCTGCTGCTATATGCAATGGCGGCGGAGGTGCTTCTGCTATGATTTTAGAACGATAA